CTTCTCGCCAAGCCGCTCACTGCCGATAGCGCGGTGCAGATCGCGCTGCTCAATAACCGGGACTTGCAGGCGGCGTATAACCAGCTCGGGATCTCCGAAGCGCAGATGGTGCAAGCAAGCCTGCCGCCGAATCCGACGTTTTCCATCGAACGCATCGCCGGCGCGGGCAGCGTCGAGATCGAGGCGCGCGCGATCGCCGGCATTCTCTCGCTGCTGACATTGCCTGCGCGGGCGCAGATCGCGGCCGATCGCTTCCGGCAGGCGCAGCTGCAAGCGGCGGATACGACCTTGCGCGTTGCAACGGATGCAAGGCGCGCTTACTTCCGCGCTGTCGCGGCGCGTTCGCTCGCCGGCTTCCTCGTCCAGTCGCAATCAGCCGCCGAAGCCGCGACGCAACTTTCCAGGGAGCTCGGCGAAAGCGGCACGATGACCAAACTCGACCAGGCGCGCAATCAGGTTTTCTTCGCGGAACTGACGGCGCAGCTGGCGCAGGCGCGCCAGCTCGCCTCGACCGAGCGCGAACGCCTGATCCGCACCATGGGGCTATGGGGCCCCGACACGGAATTCAGGCTGCCGGCGAGCCTTCCGCGCCTGCCTGGCAGGCCGAGCGCCCAACCCGATATCGAGCGGGAAGCCGTCGCCCGCAGGCTCGATCTGCAGATTGCCCGCATGGAAGTCCTGGCGCTCGCGCGCTCGGCTGATCTGACCAACGCGACGCGGTTGATCAGCGTGCTGGAGCTGGCCGGCATCAGGAAGAAGGTGACGTCGGACGAAGGGACGGAGAGGGAGCGCGGCTTCGAACTCGAGCTGCAAATCCCGATCTTCGATCTTGGAACGACCAGGGTCCGCCAAGCGGAAGAGACTTACATGCAGGCGGTTAACCGCCTGACCGCGAAGGCCGTCAACATTCGCTCGGAGGCGCGTGAAGCGTACGGCACGTATCGCGCGGCGTATGATATCGCGCGCCACTATCAGCGTGAAGTCTTGCCCTTGCGCAAGATCATCTCGGACGAGACGCTGCTGCGCTACAACGCGATGCAGATCGACGTGTTCACCCTGCTGACCGAAGCGCGCCAGCGCATCGCATCCACCACATCCGCCATCGAAGCCGAACGGGCCTTCTGGCTGGCCGCCGCTAATCTTGGCGCAGCCGTGCTGGGCGGCGGCGCAGCCGCCGCTGAAGGAGCCACGCCGGGCGCAACGATGGCAGCCGCTGAAGCCGGCGGCGGACACTAGGAGACGAAAACCATGGATCATTCACGCAGGGAATTTATGGGCGGCGCAGGCCTCGTGCTGGCAGGCGCAACCCTGGTCGCGGGGCGCGGCATGGCGAGCGAGATACCGGAAGCGGTTATTCAGGAATCGCCTGCGATGCAACCGCCGCTTTATCCGAAGACGGGCCGCGACTATCAGCCCGTCGTGACGCTGAACGGCTGGACGCTGCCCTTCCGCATGAAGGATGGATGGAAAGAATTCCATCTCGTCGCCGAACCCGTCGTGCGTGAGATCGCGCCCGGCATGAAGGCGCATTTCTGGGGCTATAACGGCCAGTCGCCCGGGCCCACCATCGAATGCGTCGAAGGCGACAAGCTGCGCATCTTCGTCACCAACAAACTGCCCGAACATACGACCATCCATTGGCACGGCGTGATGCTGCCGAACGGCATGGACGGCGTCGGCGGGTTGACGCAGCCGCATATCAAACCCGGCAAGACCTTCGTCTATGAATTCGAGGCGCGGCGCAGCGGCACGTTCATGTACCACCCGCACGCCGACGAGATGGTGCAGATGGCGATGGGCATGATGGGCTCGCTCGTCATCCATCCCGCCGATCCCAAGTTCATGCGCGTCGATCGAGACTTCGTGTTCGTGATGGCGAGCTACGACATCGATCCCGGCAGTTACGTTCCCAAGGTCATGACTATGACCGATTTCAATTTGTGGACGTGGAACAGCCGCGTCTTCCCCGGCATCGATCCGTTGGTCTGCGGCCTTGGCGACCGCGTGCGCGTGCGCATCGGCAACCTGACCATGACCAACCATCCGATCCACAAGCACGGCGCGCCGTTCACCGTCACCTGCACGGACGGCGGATGGGTGCCGGAGACCGCACGCATCCCGGAAGTGACGACCGACGTGCCGGTCGGCGCGATGCGCGCTTTCGAGTTCATCGCCGACGAACCCGGAGACTGGGCGTTCCATTGCCACAAATCGCACCACACGATGAACGCGATGGGCCATGAGGTGAAGACCTTCATCGGCGTCAACAAGGACACCGCCCGCAAGGTGATCAGGAGGCTGGTCCCGGACTATATGCCGATGGGCTCTGCGGGTATGGCCGAGATGGGCGAGATGGAAATGCCCATGCCCGACAATACGCTGCCGATGATGACCGGCTTCGGCCAGTTCGGCCCCATGGAAATGGGCGGCATGTTCTCGGTCGTGAAGGTCCGCGAAGGCATCAAACGCGACGATTACAAGGACCCGGGCGACTACAAGCATCCGGCAGGTACCGTCGCCTACGAGTTCAAGGGCATCGTGACCGAACCGGCGCGCAAGGGCCCGCCGCCATCTTCCACGAAAACGAAAATGGAATTCAACGTGATCAAGCCGGGCTCGAACGGTCCAGCCAAGCACCAGCATTAAAACCAAAGGAGACCACCCTGTGAAGCGTATCACCGTACGACCGACGATCCTCTCAAGCCTTGCCGCACTGGCGTTGTCAGCGCAGCTGCCCGCGTTCGCGGGTCCCGGCGACCCCGGTCACAGCCACGGTTCTGAATATTCGGCGGGACAGCCGGGCGATCCCAAGAAACCCGCCCGCATCGTGCTGGTGACCATGCGCGAGACCCAGGAAGGCAAGATGATTTATGAGCCGAGCAAGCTGGACGTCAAACGCGGCGAGCAGATCAGGTTCATCATTACCAATGCGGGAGAAATCCCGCATGAATTCGTGCTGGCGAGCGAGGAAGACAACCTCAAGCACGCCGAGATGATGAAGAAGTTCCCTGAGATGGAGCACGACGATCCGAACAGCAAGACGATTCAGCCGAAGAAGAAAGCCGAGATCGTCTGGCGGTTCAGCAAGGCCGGCACGTTCGAATTCGCATGCCTGATCCCGGGACATCGCGAAGCCGGGATGATCGGCAACATCGGGGTCAAGTAAGCGTTGAAACGAAGAAGGAGAAAACCAATGACCAGAAAAATGATGATGATTGCAGCCGTGATGGCTGTATTCGGCACGCCCTTGATGGCGATCGCGCAAAGCGAACCCGTCCAGGCGCAGGCGTCGATCGATGGCCAGGTGACAAAGGTCGATGAATCCGCCCAGAAAATCACGATCAAGCACGGCCCGATCAAGAAGTTCGAGATGGACGAAGGCATGACCATGGTCTTCCGCGCGCAGGACCCGGCCATGCTCAAGGCCGTCAAGGCGGGCGACAAGGTGAAGTTCGAGGCGGAGCGCGTGAACGGCCAGTTCACCGTCACGAAGATTGAAAAGGCGAAGTGATTGCCTTGGAGGAGGGCGGCCGGGATGCCGCCCTCGTCCTTAACGGTCCCCTCACAAATCCGCGAGAAACCGCCATTTCGCGCCTGAAGTCATTCCTTGCGGTGACAAGCGGCGCGTGGATCGGTTATAATGGGACCTATGGTTCGCCGTATTCTGACCCTGTTCATCGCGCTCTCGATCGCGCTCGCCGGCTACGCGCCGGCGTTCGCCATGCCGGCTGACATGAACGCGGTTGCTGCCGCGCAGCCCGCGCCGCCGACTGCGGACGAGACGGCGGACAGCGATTGCATGAAAGCGATGAAAGCGGCGGCTGACGATTGCTGCGGCAAGCCGGATCAACCAGATAAGTCCAAGTGCCTCTTCGATGACGCGTGCGCCGCGCGGTGTCATGTGAATGCCGCGGTCGAATTCACGCCTTATCCTGCATTCGTGCACCGCGCGGCGTCGTTGCCGTTGCGCCTGGCGCCGCCGCCACCGCCTCATGCGGAGCGTCCAGGCCCCATCTACCGCCCTCCCATCGTCTGATCCTTGAACGCTGCCAATCCGGCTTGAGCCGGAGGTGACGCCTGCTTCGCAGCGCATGCGGCTATCCGCGCGCGGTGAATCCGGCCCGCATAACCGTCAACATTCGAGGATCATCATGAAGATTACACTCGCTTCCCTGCGAAGCGTTGCGCTTGGCGCGCTCGCTTCGCTTATCATAGCGTCTGCTGCGGTGCAGGCGCAGCCAACGCCCGGCTTCGAGCCGGTCGCCGCCGAAGTGCCGGTCGGCAAGAACGTGCGCATTGAACTGCGTCTGACGGGCATCACCCCGCCGCCTGCGCTTGCCGACATCACGATTGAACGGCAACGCATCGACATGGGACCGGACGGCATGGAGATGATGGCCGCGCCGCTCAAGCCAGTGCCCGGCACGCCACCCGGCATTCTCGCCTTCCAGACCGACCTGTCCATGGCGGGACGGTGGGCGCTGACGATTACCGCGCGCGTAAAGGGCCAGAGTGCGCCGATCACGTCCAAGATCATCTTCACGGCTGTCGAGAAAAAATCGGACGCCGCGCCTGCGCCAGGGAGCAAGCGCAAGATCGTTTACTACCGCAACCCGATGGGACTGCCGGACGTCTCGCCGACGCCCAAGAAGGACTCAATGGGGATGGATTACATCCCCGTCTACGAGGACGAGGCCAACGGGCCGCGGGGCAGCGTGCGCCTCGCGTCTGAAAAGGTGCAGCGCGCCGGGGTGCGCCTAGAGCCTGCAACCCTGCAACAGGTGGCCCGCACCGTGCGCGCCCCCGGCACGGTCAGCGCGGACGAAACCCGTCTTGGCGTCGTCACGGCCAAGTTCAATGGCTTCGTCGAGGAGCTCTATGTTCCCGCCGTCGGTGAACGCGTCAGCAAGGGCCAGAAGCTGATGCGGGTCTGGATTGAATCGCCGGAAATCCTGCAAAAGCAGGCTGACCTGACCACGACGCTGATCGGCGCGACGCGGTCTTCCATCAGCTATGAAGGCGCGGAACGCAATCTGCGTTTCTTTGGTTTCACGGACGAAGCCGTTGATGAAATCAGGAAGGCCGGCCGTCCGTTGCGCTCGCTGACCTTCAACGTGCCGCGCGACGGCACCGTGCTGGAAAAGCCTGCCGTGGTCGGCATGCGGTTCTCCTCGGGCGACACGCTGTTTCGGACAGCGGACCTCACGACCTTGTGGGTGATCGCGCAAGTGCCGGAAAGCGACATCGCCGTTATCCGCGAAGGACAGCAGGCGAATGTCAGCTTCAAGGCGTTTCCCAATGAACCGCGCGAGGGCAAAGTCGCCCTGATCTATCCCGAGCTCAATCCCGCGACCCGCACCGTGCCGGTGCGAATCGTGGTCGATAACAAGGATATGCGCCTTCGCCCCGGCCTGTACGCGGAAATCAGTTTCGCAGGCGAGGCGCAGGACAAGGTGGTGACGGTGCCTGATTCCGCCGTCATCGACAGCGGTCAGCGGCGCGTCGCTTTCGTATCGAAGGGCGAAGGCCTGTTCGAACCGCGCGACGTGGAGCTGGGCAGGCGCGGCAACGGGCTTGTCGAGATCCGCAAAGGCATCGAAGCCGGCGAGAACGTCGTCGTTCGCGGCAATTTCCTGATCGATGCGGAAAGCAATCTGAAGGCCGCGCTCGCAAGCTTCGCGCCGCCGGCAGAGGCCGTCCAGTGATCGCCGGTCTCATCCGGTGGTCCGCGCAAAATCTTGTGCTGACATTGCTGGCGACGGTGTTTGCCGTGCTGGCCGGTCTCTACGCGATGACCCGCATCCCGCTCGATGCGCTGCCCGATCTTTCGGACACGCAGGTCATCGTCTACACGGAGTACCAGGGCCAGGCGCCGCAGGTCATTGAAGACCAGGTCACGTATCCGCTTGCCAGTGCGATGCTGAGCGTTCCGCGCTCGCGCGTGGTGCGCGGCTTTTCGTTTTTCGGGGTTTCTTTCGTCTATGTCATTTTCGAGGATGGCACCGACATTTACTGGGCGCGGTCGCGCGTTCTCGAGTATCTGAATGCCGCGTCCGGGCGCCTGCCTGCGCGCGTCACGCCGGCCATCGGGCCCGATGCGAGCGGGGTAGGGTGGGTCTATCAATACGCGCTGACCTCCAACAAGCTCGACCTGGCCGATCTGCGCTCCTTGCAGGAC
The genomic region above belongs to Pseudorhodoplanes sinuspersici and contains:
- a CDS encoding cupredoxin domain-containing protein, with the translated sequence MLSSLAALALSAQLPAFAGPGDPGHSHGSEYSAGQPGDPKKPARIVLVTMRETQEGKMIYEPSKLDVKRGEQIRFIITNAGEIPHEFVLASEEDNLKHAEMMKKFPEMEHDDPNSKTIQPKKKAEIVWRFSKAGTFEFACLIPGHREAGMIGNIGVK
- a CDS encoding multicopper oxidase family protein — encoded protein: MDHSRREFMGGAGLVLAGATLVAGRGMASEIPEAVIQESPAMQPPLYPKTGRDYQPVVTLNGWTLPFRMKDGWKEFHLVAEPVVREIAPGMKAHFWGYNGQSPGPTIECVEGDKLRIFVTNKLPEHTTIHWHGVMLPNGMDGVGGLTQPHIKPGKTFVYEFEARRSGTFMYHPHADEMVQMAMGMMGSLVIHPADPKFMRVDRDFVFVMASYDIDPGSYVPKVMTMTDFNLWTWNSRVFPGIDPLVCGLGDRVRVRIGNLTMTNHPIHKHGAPFTVTCTDGGWVPETARIPEVTTDVPVGAMRAFEFIADEPGDWAFHCHKSHHTMNAMGHEVKTFIGVNKDTARKVIRRLVPDYMPMGSAGMAEMGEMEMPMPDNTLPMMTGFGQFGPMEMGGMFSVVKVREGIKRDDYKDPGDYKHPAGTVAYEFKGIVTEPARKGPPPSSTKTKMEFNVIKPGSNGPAKHQH
- a CDS encoding TolC family protein yields the protein MKTIATIMRASLLAATLVLAGCASFSADSGMGAVQGLAGAPIGKEVIAIRSEEDALAARSLIDTLLAKPLTADSAVQIALLNNRDLQAAYNQLGISEAQMVQASLPPNPTFSIERIAGAGSVEIEARAIAGILSLLTLPARAQIAADRFRQAQLQAADTTLRVATDARRAYFRAVAARSLAGFLVQSQSAAEAATQLSRELGESGTMTKLDQARNQVFFAELTAQLAQARQLASTERERLIRTMGLWGPDTEFRLPASLPRLPGRPSAQPDIEREAVARRLDLQIARMEVLALARSADLTNATRLISVLELAGIRKKVTSDEGTERERGFELELQIPIFDLGTTRVRQAEETYMQAVNRLTAKAVNIRSEAREAYGTYRAAYDIARHYQREVLPLRKIISDETLLRYNAMQIDVFTLLTEARQRIASTTSAIEAERAFWLAAANLGAAVLGGGAAAAEGATPGATMAAAEAGGGH
- a CDS encoding efflux RND transporter periplasmic adaptor subunit; this translates as MKITLASLRSVALGALASLIIASAAVQAQPTPGFEPVAAEVPVGKNVRIELRLTGITPPPALADITIERQRIDMGPDGMEMMAAPLKPVPGTPPGILAFQTDLSMAGRWALTITARVKGQSAPITSKIIFTAVEKKSDAAPAPGSKRKIVYYRNPMGLPDVSPTPKKDSMGMDYIPVYEDEANGPRGSVRLASEKVQRAGVRLEPATLQQVARTVRAPGTVSADETRLGVVTAKFNGFVEELYVPAVGERVSKGQKLMRVWIESPEILQKQADLTTTLIGATRSSISYEGAERNLRFFGFTDEAVDEIRKAGRPLRSLTFNVPRDGTVLEKPAVVGMRFSSGDTLFRTADLTTLWVIAQVPESDIAVIREGQQANVSFKAFPNEPREGKVALIYPELNPATRTVPVRIVVDNKDMRLRPGLYAEISFAGEAQDKVVTVPDSAVIDSGQRRVAFVSKGEGLFEPRDVELGRRGNGLVEIRKGIEAGENVVVRGNFLIDAESNLKAALASFAPPAEAVQ
- a CDS encoding copper-binding protein produces the protein MTRKMMMIAAVMAVFGTPLMAIAQSEPVQAQASIDGQVTKVDESAQKITIKHGPIKKFEMDEGMTMVFRAQDPAMLKAVKAGDKVKFEAERVNGQFTVTKIEKAK